TGGGGTCGAGTCGCTGAAGGTCAGTGAAGACTCGGAGCCGCGTGCATCGTAACTGAAGGTTTGGCACTGGCTGAGCGCGTTGCAGTCTTGCGCGAGCAGCCCAAGCGTCGTCGGCGCGCTGTCGTAGGTGAGGGTCTCGGTATTCACGGTGTCCGGACCCGGCGTGCTCTGCGGTGCGACGAACGAGTATTTTGCGGTCGGGCGATCCAGGGCGTCGAACGCGGTTCCTTTTGTATCCTGGTAGGCGGTATTGGCAACCGGCGTGGGTGAGGGCTCGGGAGTCGCAGGGAGGTACCCGCGCGTAGCCGAGTACGTTGTGCCCGAAGGCAGTAGCTCTACCGTCTTAAAGAGGTTGCCGTGCGCGCTGTAGTTCGTTCCTCCGTAGTTGAAGCTCACGTGCCCATTCTGCGACAGATCGTAGAAATAGCGCGTGATCCACGGATTGGTGTACGTATCGCTCGTTGCATCGTACGGCTGCTCGACCTCGACGAGTCGGTCATCGGCGTCGTAGAACTTGTACGTGATCCCTTGCGCCGTCGGCAGAGTTGGCGCAGAGTTCGACACCCACGTTCCGCCATGCACCGCGGTCTGCGTGAGCCTATCGCCATCGGCATCGTAGGAGAACGCAGTCGCGTAGATGCCGGGCGGCGTAGCATGGCAAGTTGATGAGCCACCGTCACGGGCGCGCTGGTAGGAGGTTTCGCTGTAGTGCGTGCTGCCGTCGGCGTAGTAGCAGATATACGAGTAGACGCCGTCTGGGTCTTCGCGCGTCAGTACCCGGTTCAGGGTGTCATAGGTGAGATGCCACGTGCCGTTGCCGGGATTGTACGTCTGAAGGTTGCCGTACGCGTCGTAGGTGAAACTCTGCGTCGGCGTGCGCTGGGTGCTGTCCGCTTGCGTGATCGTATCGCCCACGACCGAGAGCGGCATGCCGTTGCTATCGTACGCGAGATGGTGATGGTAGCCCAGTGGCGTGTAGGTATCGCTCAGCTCACCATAAATCTCAGGCGCTGAGCCCGTTGCCCAGACGTAGTGCACGACGCCGCTCGGACTGCCCGTGCAGGGATCGCTGCCGCCCGGATAGTCGCCGTTGTGCTGATGCACCCAATTCGGATCGCAGTAGTAGAGGAGATTGCTGTACTGGTCGTACTGGTACCACGCGGTCGGCTGGAACGTGCCCATCGAGGTCGTGACCGAGGGCTGCGCCTCCATGATCGCGTTGCCGTTGCCGTCGTACGCGAAGGTCGTCACGTTGCCACGCTCGTCCGTGAACGTGAGCAGGTTGTCGTTGCCATCCCAAGTTTGATAACTCACGAGCCACTGTGACCCGGTCCATTCCTGCGTCTCGGTCACGCGCCACAGGCTATCGGCGGTCCACATGCGCGAATGCCCGTCCGAGTCACTCACCGTCGTGACGCCGGAACCGTACCCCGAGAAACTCTCCGTGTACCACGTCTGCAGGCCGGTCGGGACCGGCGATGGCTGCAACGGTCGCTGCGAGGGATCGGGTAGGGTCGGGCTCACGCCATCTTGAGGGATAAAGTTCACCACGCCGTAGTCCGTCATCGATGTCGCGCGCCTGCTGGCATCGAATGCGAGGTTGACGGTATCGCCTTCTTGAGCTACACCGCCGTTATTTCGCTGGCTCACGGTGTAGCGCGGCGAGTTTGCCGTCGCGAGCAGGTAGCCGGAGCCGTACGTGTACGTCTCAGGGGTGCACGCCGTATTCGTACTACTGCACGTTGGCGCCGAGATGGTCGCATTTCCGGGGCGATCTACTTCGAGAAGGTCGCCACCGCTGTCGTACTCGTAGGAGACCGTTGCGCCGTCCGGGCGGGAAATCGACTGCAGCTCGTCCGGGCCTGTCCCATTGAGCAAGCCGAACGTGAGCGTCAACGACTGCCCGTCGCTGTGCTGCACGACGATCTGCGTAAGGTTTTCGGGATTGCTTGCGTCGCCGTTGACCCACGAATACGTGAAGGTTAGGGCGTTGTTGATGTTGCGGCCTTGAATCGCAAGAATGCGCCCTGCTAACCCCGCCGGAATCTGCGTTCCACACGTCGATGGCTGGTTCGGCGCCTCGAAATAGTAGGCCGTGCCGGTCTTCTTCGTCCAGTAGTAACCGCAGGAACCGTCGCTGGTGAGTTGCGCATACTGGCCGGAAGGGGGCGTCCAACTGCCCTGGCCGTTGCTCGTGTAGTCGTACCGTGCACCGTCGATGTCGTAGACCTGGATGATGTTGTCGGCTGAGTCATAGGCGAGGTGCGCGTCGAACGTGTTCGTCCAACCGTTGCCGAAGACCGAGGGCGTACTTCCGTCACTGTTGTTCGCGTCATGCCCGCTCTGAGAGTTATAGCTGCGGCGAAACGCGAGGTCGATGCCGCGCTCCGGGATGTCGAGGTCGTTGACTTGCACGAGCGTGTTGCCATTGCCAACATTCACCATCGCCTTACCGATGCCGGGTAGCGGCTCTTCCTCGTACGTCCAGTAATGATTGATGCCGGTCGTCGGCGGAGGCGGATCGGCTAGCGGGGTTAGCGCGGCGCCAGTCCGTCGCGTCGCCATCGGATCGCGAGGTGCCGTGCGCGGACGAACCGGCCGCGGGCGGTGAAGGCCGGGAACAGGTGCGGGTTTCCCTCGTCGCTTCACGAGGCGGGCCTGACCCGAGCGGCTCGCGTTCGGAGGACGTAGCACTGGGATGACCCGAGGAATCGCAGGCGGGGGAGCGTGCATCGCAACTTCGCGCGACGTGCGAGGACTTGCTCCCGCCCTAGCTGCAGTCGCCGAGACTTCCGCCAACTGCGCGACGATAGCAATGACCAGAGCCCAGGGAACCACACGCCGCATGGAAGAGCCCTCCTGGCCCAAGCGTACTACCGTTTGCCGTTGAGAACAAGGCTTAAGCCCGAGCCGCGCGGCCTACTAGCAGCCATCGCGCCTTGCGTCTTAGCCTCGCGGGTAGAGCATCTCTTCCACGTCGTTAAGCGTATTATTAGCTTCGCAAACGTTCGCGACCGCGGCATCGTTCAGAAGGCTCATCGACTGGTCGTCAACTTCGCGCTCGGCGACCTGTATTCGCACCGACGAAGGCTCTTGGCATCGGGCTCACGGCGGCTCTCCTTGCCGGTCTCTCTGTAGGACAATCACAGCTCCGCTGGCCACTTTCCCAGCGCACGCCACAAGGGCGGGTGGCCTCCCCCTAGTCGCTCGCCGTAGACGCGTGACGAGCCGAACGATGGGTGAACGGCGCTTCAGCCTCGAGCCGCTGCTCGAGGTGCGCAGAAAGATCGAGGAGGAACGCCGCCGCGCCTTCCTGCACGCCGCCGCGGAGCTGCAGGCCGCCGCTCGGGAGCGCGCCGTGCTCGAGAAGCTGGAGCTGCGCCGGCGCGAGGCTTGGCTCGCGCGCGAGCGAAGGCCGGAAATGTAAATGCACTCACTCGTGCGGCGCGTCCCCGCCGACGTCTTCACGCCGATCGGCGCGTATCTCGCGCTCGTCCGCAACGGACCCGCGTGCCTGCTCGAATCGGTCGAGCACGGCGGGCGCATCTCGCGCTACTCGTTCCTCGGCGTCGATTATCTCGACGCGCGCGCGTTCGAAGGCGGCACCGCGCTCTTCGACGAGATACGCGCGTGGATCGCGCCGCATCACATCGCCGCCGGGGATGGCGCGCTCGGCGGAGCGCTCGTCGCGTTCTCGTACGACGCGGCGCGGCCATTCGCGCACCTGGCAGACCGCGTTCAAGACGTGCCTCGCATGCCGGCAGCCTACGTCGCGATCCCCGCCAGCTGGCTCATCTTCGATCACTTCACCGACACGCTCTCGATCTGGAGCTGCGGCGCCGACGCCGGCGCGGTCGAACGCCGAATCGACGGGTACGTCGACCGCCTGCAGCGCTCTATGCCGTCGCTGCCCGGCGACGTTCGCGCCGCCGGCGCGGTCTGCCAAAGCATCGAGCGCGATCGTTACCTGGCGCTCGTCGATGCCGTCAAGAAGCACGTCTACGATGGTGACGTCTATCAACTCCAGCTCGGGATTCGCTTCGGCACGGCGTTGGAGGGCGACGCGCTCGATCTCTACCGTGCCCTGCGGCGGCGCAACGCGTCGCCGTATATGTTCTACGTCGACGCGCCGTTTGGGACGCTTCTCGGCGCGAGCCCGGAGTTTCTCGTTCGCCTCGAAGGGCATCGCGCACGCATTCGCCCGCTCGCGGGCACGCGGCCGCGTGGCGAAAACGACGATGACGACGCGCGGATCGCACAGGAGCTATTGAGCAACGAGAAGGAGCGCGCCGAGCACGTCATGCTCGTCGACCTTGGGCGTAACGATCTCGGCTCGGTATGCGACGTTGGCAGCATCGACGTCGACGAGCTTCTCCAGGTGGAGCGCTACAGTCACGTGATGCACATCGTCTCCGACGTCATCGGCAGGCTGCGCTCTGGCTGCGATGCGCTCGACCTCTTTCGGGCCGGCTTTCCCGCCGGCACGGTCACGGGAACGCCCAAGATGCGCGCGATGCAGATCATCGACGAACTCGAGCCGGTGACGCGCGGCTTCTACGCCGGAAGTGTCGGCCGCTGGAGCTACGGCGGCGATTTCGATTCGTGCATCACGCTGCGCAGCGTGCACGTGCACGGCGGACGCGCGTGGTGGCAAGCCTCCGCGGGCATCGTGGCCGACAGCGATCCGGCTGCCGAGTACGACGAGATCCTCGGGAAGACGCGCATCGTCCGTGAGGTCCTCGGAGTGGACGCATGAAGGTCCTCTACGTCGACCACTACGACTCATTCGCGTACAACGTCGTGCATTTGCTGGCGTCGCAGGGGGCGAACCTCGACGTCGTGCGCAGCGATGACGCGCGTCTCGCGCCTAAGCTGCTCGAGCGGTACGAGGCGCTCGTGATCGGTCCGGGTCCGGGCCATCCGCGCGAGGTTCCGCGGGTCCTCTCCGCGATTGCAGCCGCCGTCGAAAGCGGGATGCCCGTGCTGGGCGTGTGCTTGGGGTTACAGGCGATCGGGGAGGTGCTCGGCGCGCGGATCGAGCATGCTCCACGCCTCATGCACGGCAAGACGTCGCGCATCGAGCATACGGGGACCGGCGTCTTCAAAGACCTGCCCTCGCCGCTGATTGCAACGCGGTATCATTCGCTCGCGCTCGATCCCGAATCGCTTCCGGCGGAACTCACCGTCACGGCGCGCAGCGAAGACGGCGTCATCCAGGGTATCGCGCACCGGGAACGTCCCGTGCATGCCGTGCAGTTTCACCCCGAGTCGGTGCTGAGCGAGCACGGCGCTCGCCTCGCGCACAACTTTCTCGAAGGAATCTAGCGGGCTGCTCGTGGCGGAGTTCGGCGTTCGTTACGCTCTCGCGCTCGCCGTCGTGACGGCGATGCTCGCAGCCGCCTCGTTAGCCGGACGCGTCCTTCAGCGCCGCCTCCAAAAGAACAACGAAGCGCGGCGAATCCAGATCGTGGAAACCGTTGCGCTCGCGCCCCAGGCTGCGCTGCACCTCGTGCGAATCGACAACCGCGAGCTGCTCGTGGCCAGCGGAAGCGCGGCCGTCGTCCGGGACGCTATTGATACGTGAACTGATCGAGTGCGTTGAGGCCGCTATCGGTGAAGTAGAGCTTATTGTCGAACCCGATCACGGCTTCTTGCGGTACCGATCCGGACTTGAGCGCAAACGACTTCTGCTTCGTCGTCTGCGGGTTGTACTGCACGACGACGGGCGAGCCACCGCTGCAGAGGACGTAGAAGTTCCCATCGGTGCCCTGTTCCAGCGCACCCGGAGACGCGCATCCGGTCAGCGCCACTTCGGTCAAGGCCCCGTTGCTCGGCACGATGCGCCCGAGTTTGCCGCTGGCATGTTCTGTGAACCACAGCGCGTGGTCGGAGCCGGCGATGATGGCGAACGGCTGCGATGCCGCGCTCACGTTGTGGAGCGTCACGCCACCGCCCGTCGTGATGGAGCCGACCTGATTGCTGCCTTCGAGCGTGAACCAGACGCTGCCGTCCGAGCCCTCGGCCGCGTCGAGCGGCGTCGTACCGCCTGTCGCATACTCCGTGATGGCGCCTGTCTGTGCGTCGGCGCGACCCATCTTGCCGGTTCCGGACTCGGTGAACCACAGTCCGCCGTCGGCCCCAAGGACGATCGACGTCGCCTGCGCCGAGCTCGTCGGAATCGAGAACTCGGCAAAGTTTCCAGTTGACGTGTCGTAGCGACCGATCCGATTGCCCGCATACTCGGTGAACCAGATCTGACCGTCAGGCCCGCACGTGATGCCATAGGGTTGCGATCCGGCGTTGGGCAGTTGCAAGGTCGTGAACTTCGCAGCCTGATTCAGCGTACCGATCGAGTTATTGCTCTGCTCCGTGAACCAAATCACGCCCGCCGCGCAGTTCGAGACGCTCGGAGCCGAAGCGATTCCCTGAGGAAGTGCTGAGGCAGGCGGCGTCGGCAGCGTGTAGACGCTGGTAACGGACGGTTTGATCGGCGGTGCCGTGGGCGCGATTGCCCCGACCGGGTACGTTTTGCCGCATCCGGCGAGGAGTATGGCGGCACCTACTGCGCCGGTTATGAAGCCCAGCGTACGCTGCAAGAAGAGCTCCCCCTTGGAGAAGGCATGATCAAGCCCTCTTATTGGCAGGCCGTACAGGGCAATCCCCCCAGGGCGGCTTGCATAAGCTTTACAAGCGGTCGAGCCATCGTCGTAAAGAAGGCGGCGGCTACGGCCGAATGGCTAGAAATGTGGGGAGTAGCGTGAGTCGGAGAGTCCTCATCGTCGACGATGCCGTCGTGATGCGGATGATGATCAAGGGAATTCTCGCCAAGAGCGGCTTCGAAATCGTCGGGGAAGCGCAGAATGGCGTGGAAGCCGTTGAGAAGTACGTTCAGCTTCGCCCCGACTTGGTCACGATGGACGTCGTCATGCCCGAGATGGACGGCATTGCTGCGGTCAGGCAGATTCTTTCACACGATCCGGCGGCGCGCATCGTCATGTGCACGTCGATGGGGCAACAGGCGCTGGTCGTCGAGGCGATTCAGGCTGGTGCGAAGTCCTTCATCACGAAGCCGTTCCAGCCGCCGAAAATCGTCGAAACGCTCAACAAGGTACTTGCATGATCGCAGCCCCTACGCTCACCGAGCTGCAAAAAGACGCGCTGAAGGAAATCGGCAATATCGGCGCCGGTCACGCCGCGACGGCACTCTCGCAGCTGCTCAACACGAAGATCGCGCTCGTCGATCCACGCATCGACATCGTCAAGTTTCGCGATCTCGCCGGCCGCATGGGCCACCTGAAGGAGTCGGTAGCGGCGTTGCACATGTACGTGCGGGGCGACGCGCCGGGGCAGATCGTCGTGCTCTTCGATCGCAGCCAAGCGGTGGAGTTTGTCTCGCGCTTCATCCGGCGCGTCATCGGCGAAATCACGATCTACGATTCGATCGCCGAGTCGACGCTCAAGGAGCTGGGCAACATCGTTGCCGGATCGTACCTCTCGGCAATCGTGCACCTCACGTCGACCCGGCTCGAACCGTCGGTGCCGACGCTGTCCTATGGGAGCGTCCAGGCGACGTTCCACAGCCTCATGTCGATCTTGCCGGACCAAGACGTCTTTCTCGTCGAGAGCCTCTTCCTCGACAAGAGCGCGTCGATTGGGGGCGAGTTCGTCTTCATTCCCGACGCGGGCTCGCTCGAGCCGCTCCTCTCGGTCTTCGGCGTAGCGTAACGAGCGGAAGCGGAGAGCGGCCCGAGCGAGCCGAAATACGCCTCCGCGATGCCTGACGAGCCCTTCGACCGCGCGGAGTTCGTCGCATACTTTCGCGACGAAGCGGAGGAGCTGCTCCATCGCATCGACGCCGACGTCCTGCGGCTCGAGGAATCCTCGAAGTCCGCAAGCATGAATCCAGAGGTCGTCAACGCACTCTTTCGCGCATTGCACACGATCAAGGGCAACGCGGCGATGTTGGGCTTCGCGGACGTCGCCGATCTCGCCCACGGTCTGGAAAGCCTGTGCGATCTCTTGCGCACGGAGCAGATCCCGCTCTCCGACTCCTGCGTCGAGCTGCTCTTCACCGGCCGCGACCTGCTCACGACGCTGGTCGCGTCGTCGCTCGCGGCCGCACCTCCGCCGACGGGCCTGCGCGAGTTCCTCGACCGGCTCGGCGGCGTCGCGCACGCGCGCGACACGATGGAGACCGCGGAGTCGTTCGAAGCCGACGTTGCGCGTATGCTCGCGGGTGAATCTCCCGCCGCCCTCGCGCCGCAACTCCCCGGCCCCGGGCGCCGGCCGACGGTTCGCGTCGACATCGAGCGCCTCGATCATCTCTTGAATCTCGTTGGGGAGCTCGTCATCAATCGCACGCGGATCGGTGAGATTGCCGCATCCCTCGCCCGAGCGGGCGACGATCCTGCGTGCAAAGCGCTCGTCGAGAGCGTCGGATTGCTCGCGCGGACGAGTGGCGAGATCCAAGAGTCGCTCATGAAGGTGCGGATGGTGCCGATCGGACGGGTGTTCGAGCGCTTTCCGCGCATCGTGCGCGACATCGCACGCACGCGGGGGAAGGACGTGCGGCTGCAGATCGCCGGCGCGAGCACCGAGCTCGATAAAACGATCGTCGACGACATCGGCGAACCGCTGATGCACCTGCTGCGCAACTGCGTCGATCACGGCATCGAGTCGCCGAGCATTCGTGAGGCAACTGGCAAGCCGCGCACCGGAACGATCTCGCTCAACGCCTACCATGCTGGAAATCAGATCGTCATCGAGATGTCGGACGACGGTGCGGGGATCGATCGCGAGCGCGTTCGCAGCCGCGCCGTTGCCGCGGGCATCACTGCTCGCGACGAGCGCTTGAGCGACCAAGAGCTCGTGGACCTCATCCTGCGCCCAGGTTTCTCGACGGCAGACGCCGTCTCGGACTTGAGCGGGCGCGGCGTCGGCATGGACGTCGTGGTCAAGACGGTTGCGCGCTTGAAAGGGCTCTTTCAGGTGCGCAGCGAGCCCGGGCTCGGCACGTACTTCGAAATCAAACTGCCGCTGACGCTCGCTATCATTTCCGCGCTCCTCGTGCGCGTCGGTAAGGAGCTCTACGCGATTCCCCTCGACGCGGTTACCGAATCGCAACGCGTGGAGATCGGCGACATCCGCACCGTGCGGGGCAACGAGGTCGTCACGCTGCGCGATGAGATCGTGCCCCTGATTCGCGTAGCGGACGTCTTCGGCTTGCCGGCGCCGCGCGATCCGGAAAAGGCGATGGCCGTCATCGTGAGCATCCAGGGGCGCCACGTGGGCCTCGTGGTCGACGCCTTCGAGGGCGAGCAGGAGATCGTCATCAAGCCACTCTCCGACGTGGTCGGCCGCATCCCGGGAATCTCGGGAGCGACGATTCTCGGCAGCGGCGCGATCTCGCTGATTCTCGACGTGCATGGCCTCGTCAGCAATGCCTATGCCGGCGGGAAAATTGCGCGCACCGAGCTGACGGCTTCGGAGGCATAAGTGGGAGAGAGCGTTCAAGTGGCGACCTTCCACATCGGCACCGAAGAGTACGGCGTCGACATTTCGCAGATTCAAGAGATCATCCGGATGACCGAGATCACGCACGTTCCGCGGACGCCGGACTTCATCGAAGGGGTTATCAATCTCCGCGGTCAGTTGATCCCCATCATCGATTTACGCGCGCGATTCGGGATGGAGCGCATCGTGCCGACGAAGAGCACGCGGATTATCGTTACCGACGTCGGCACGAAGCGCGTCGGCATCGTGGTCGACAGCGCGTCGGCAGTGCTGACGATCCCAATCGAAGCGATCGAGGAAGCGCCCGAGATGGTCGCCGGAGTGGGCGCGGACTATCTTCAGGGGGTAGGAAAGATCGGTGATCGCCTCGTCATCCTGCTGGACCTGACGATGGTGATCTCCGCGCCGCAGCGCCACGATTTGGACGGTGCGTCTCTGTTGTCCTGATCCCGTCGCTTCACGGATGCCGACGTCAAATGACGAGTGCGGAGCGATTCGCCATCGCCGGGCGAGAAAAAGCGGACCTGAGGCCGCTCTGGTCGTAGACTAAGAATCGCATGCGCGTTCGCATCCTCGCCGTTCTTGGGTTTGCCGCTCTCGTCGCGGTGCTGTCTCCGCACGCTCCCGCGAACGCACCTCACCCGCGGCCCACGCACGCCGCGCATCAGACGCCGCTACCGCCGCCTGTTATCTATCACGGGCAAGCAAGCCCGCTCTGCGATGCGCTCGCGCGGCATATCAAGCCCGTCATCGGCATGATGATGGAGAACGACCGCACGATCGCTCACAGCCCCCCGTTGTTTCACCGGTACGACCAAGATCTTGCCAACGTCAACCAATCCGGGAGCGATGCAGACAGTAGTACGGCGGAGCGGGATCTCACGTTGTATCATCTCGAGCAGCTCGTTGGCCCGCTTGCAAACAACGTTCTCGCAATGCAGCGCGAGCTCGAAGACCCGAGCGTCTTTCCACCGAATCCGCAGACGGACGACCAGCGCCGGCTCGACGCATTGCGCAACGAGCTTCTGAAAGCGCTCGCGACGCAAGCCGTATCGTTGGACCTCATCAACGGTTACGTGCAGACGCAACAGCTCGCGCAGATGCAGCACGAAGGACTCTCGGGCGGGAACATCAACGCGATCACGCAGAACGATACGACGTACTCGCCCAATCCTGCAACGCCGAACCCGCTGATCGCCGGCCACGATCAGGCCGGCCTGAGCCCCAATCCGTACGAGATCGATCCGCTCTCGATTCCCGGCATCGCCGGGTCGGTCGGCAACACGCCGCTTTCGCGCTTGACGGCCGCTTTGCAGTGGGTGCGTCAGCAGACGAACGAGCGCGAGAACATCGCATCCCATTCGATTGTCGAGGCGGCGAACTCGTGCGCGCGCCGGGCTGCTACGCCGTCGCCGCACCCCAGGTAGCCCTAGCGCCCTAGCGGCGGGGGGATTGACTATCGAACGTATGTTCGATTAGCATGGTGGCCCATGGGTCTGCCGGCACGCCCTTTGCCAAGCTCGAGACTGGCCTTCGAAGAGCTGCGAGAGCGGCTGCGCTCCACAGCCATGCCGGTGCGAGGG
The nucleotide sequence above comes from Candidatus Dormiibacterota bacterium. Encoded proteins:
- a CDS encoding chemotaxis protein CheA; the protein is MPDEPFDRAEFVAYFRDEAEELLHRIDADVLRLEESSKSASMNPEVVNALFRALHTIKGNAAMLGFADVADLAHGLESLCDLLRTEQIPLSDSCVELLFTGRDLLTTLVASSLAAAPPPTGLREFLDRLGGVAHARDTMETAESFEADVARMLAGESPAALAPQLPGPGRRPTVRVDIERLDHLLNLVGELVINRTRIGEIAASLARAGDDPACKALVESVGLLARTSGEIQESLMKVRMVPIGRVFERFPRIVRDIARTRGKDVRLQIAGASTELDKTIVDDIGEPLMHLLRNCVDHGIESPSIREATGKPRTGTISLNAYHAGNQIVIEMSDDGAGIDRERVRSRAVAAGITARDERLSDQELVDLILRPGFSTADAVSDLSGRGVGMDVVVKTVARLKGLFQVRSEPGLGTYFEIKLPLTLAIISALLVRVGKELYAIPLDAVTESQRVEIGDIRTVRGNEVVTLRDEIVPLIRVADVFGLPAPRDPEKAMAVIVSIQGRHVGLVVDAFEGEQEIVIKPLSDVVGRIPGISGATILGSGAISLILDVHGLVSNAYAGGKIARTELTASEA
- a CDS encoding chemotaxis protein CheW, with translation MGESVQVATFHIGTEEYGVDISQIQEIIRMTEITHVPRTPDFIEGVINLRGQLIPIIDLRARFGMERIVPTKSTRIIVTDVGTKRVGIVVDSASAVLTIPIEAIEEAPEMVAGVGADYLQGVGKIGDRLVILLDLTMVISAPQRHDLDGASLLS
- a CDS encoding DUF6531 domain-containing protein, with product MATRRTGAALTPLADPPPPTTGINHYWTYEEEPLPGIGKAMVNVGNGNTLVQVNDLDIPERGIDLAFRRSYNSQSGHDANNSDGSTPSVFGNGWTNTFDAHLAYDSADNIIQVYDIDGARYDYTSNGQGSWTPPSGQYAQLTSDGSCGYYWTKKTGTAYYFEAPNQPSTCGTQIPAGLAGRILAIQGRNINNALTFTYSWVNGDASNPENLTQIVVQHSDGQSLTLTFGLLNGTGPDELQSISRPDGATVSYEYDSGGDLLEVDRPGNATISAPTCSSTNTACTPETYTYGSGYLLATANSPRYTVSQRNNGGVAQEGDTVNLAFDASRRATSMTDYGVVNFIPQDGVSPTLPDPSQRPLQPSPVPTGLQTWYTESFSGYGSGVTTVSDSDGHSRMWTADSLWRVTETQEWTGSQWLVSYQTWDGNDNLLTFTDERGNVTTFAYDGNGNAIMEAQPSVTTSMGTFQPTAWYQYDQYSNLLYYCDPNWVHQHNGDYPGGSDPCTGSPSGVVHYVWATGSAPEIYGELSDTYTPLGYHHHLAYDSNGMPLSVVGDTITQADSTQRTPTQSFTYDAYGNLQTYNPGNGTWHLTYDTLNRVLTREDPDGVYSYICYYADGSTHYSETSYQRARDGGSSTCHATPPGIYATAFSYDADGDRLTQTAVHGGTWVSNSAPTLPTAQGITYKFYDADDRLVEVEQPYDATSDTYTNPWITRYFYDLSQNGHVSFNYGGTNYSAHGNLFKTVELLPSGTTYSATRGYLPATPEPSPTPVANTAYQDTKGTAFDALDRPTAKYSFVAPQSTPGPDTVNTETLTYDSAPTTLGLLAQDCNALSQCQTFSYDARGSESSLTFSDSTPSRTMAYDPDGRLTSATSSTFGTQSYTYDADGRLSTSQDPGGGGVTSPALLTHHYYADGKEEGLDVSSSALSQSGLFAYSYRTDGRIQTQAVNDASVPGIVNPGTTTVSYTYTAAGRLTQRAESGAAANSTPTRFTYDTNGNEITNTTPGAALSSMEYSAENEMLGFTGPTAPLGGSATYSYNARGELTRWPTQQFGINSPFPVWYADGAQVHQDYYGYVTWDDRMAVATQTESAATGSFGKAFDAAGRLTSWQSSTGTGCGSSAGRSYDAENHTITTSADYPDFQCNSQLLSNTVAWGPNGHPIMVGISSTQRDTLHWDGDVLLFTTNSSGQLDDIKIGAQGDILPRDPKYKGLTFYDRDPSGGAMGCHNATGATYIGPSETYSRTTTGKIGSVTYAVSPCSTNTRFAHVTGTPSMPTSVMWWSSPTSSLGFAPGIGAGGVLGMPRTDGYADGTDSIQGTRTYDPNVGTWTTPDVYAGNVSDPASQKSYMWNGNNPVQFSDPSGYCPECIVEIVEEGGAAIEEGIELGAELSGDARAATAIEQASELTRTAETAADFAKSQANTSTALRNVARQLFQESDRTPGGTANAVRSELANGRQVGGKFHLEKGAILIRTLQNILSGKSGALTQAERAAANSLLKDLQQAYGRYDPNSFIRNNVPPPVAPEPKPAPPPK
- a CDS encoding response regulator, producing MSRRVLIVDDAVVMRMMIKGILAKSGFEIVGEAQNGVEAVEKYVQLRPDLVTMDVVMPEMDGIAAVRQILSHDPAARIVMCTSMGQQALVVEAIQAGAKSFITKPFQPPKIVETLNKVLA
- a CDS encoding aminodeoxychorismate/anthranilate synthase component II, translating into MKVLYVDHYDSFAYNVVHLLASQGANLDVVRSDDARLAPKLLERYEALVIGPGPGHPREVPRVLSAIAAAVESGMPVLGVCLGLQAIGEVLGARIEHAPRLMHGKTSRIEHTGTGVFKDLPSPLIATRYHSLALDPESLPAELTVTARSEDGVIQGIAHRERPVHAVQFHPESVLSEHGARLAHNFLEGI
- a CDS encoding anthranilate synthase component I family protein; this translates as MHSLVRRVPADVFTPIGAYLALVRNGPACLLESVEHGGRISRYSFLGVDYLDARAFEGGTALFDEIRAWIAPHHIAAGDGALGGALVAFSYDAARPFAHLADRVQDVPRMPAAYVAIPASWLIFDHFTDTLSIWSCGADAGAVERRIDGYVDRLQRSMPSLPGDVRAAGAVCQSIERDRYLALVDAVKKHVYDGDVYQLQLGIRFGTALEGDALDLYRALRRRNASPYMFYVDAPFGTLLGASPEFLVRLEGHRARIRPLAGTRPRGENDDDDARIAQELLSNEKERAEHVMLVDLGRNDLGSVCDVGSIDVDELLQVERYSHVMHIVSDVIGRLRSGCDALDLFRAGFPAGTVTGTPKMRAMQIIDELEPVTRGFYAGSVGRWSYGGDFDSCITLRSVHVHGGRAWWQASAGIVADSDPAAEYDEILGKTRIVREVLGVDA
- a CDS encoding flagellar biosynthetic protein FliO; this translates as MAEFGVRYALALAVVTAMLAAASLAGRVLQRRLQKNNEARRIQIVETVALAPQAALHLVRIDNRELLVASGSAAVVRDAIDT
- a CDS encoding chemotaxis protein CheC, whose protein sequence is MIAAPTLTELQKDALKEIGNIGAGHAATALSQLLNTKIALVDPRIDIVKFRDLAGRMGHLKESVAALHMYVRGDAPGQIVVLFDRSQAVEFVSRFIRRVIGEITIYDSIAESTLKELGNIVAGSYLSAIVHLTSTRLEPSVPTLSYGSVQATFHSLMSILPDQDVFLVESLFLDKSASIGGEFVFIPDAGSLEPLLSVFGVA